TGAACTCTGAGCCCCCATCGGTCTGGATGATCTGCACAGGCCCGGTAAAGCGGCGAGTCATGGCTGTGCGCAAAAACATGGCCCCATCCTCGCTTGTTAGTCCGGTCCGCAGAACGACATCCGCTTCCTTCGTATAGATGTCCACCCCGGTAAAGGCGAAGACCTCGCCAAAAACCACGGTATCCATCTGAATGACCGCGCGGGGAGCCGTGGCAATCGGCACAACGCCGCGTGGCTGATTGGTCCGGCCCCGAGGCCGTAAGACGTATCGTTCAGCCAAGATTTCATAGATCTTGGGAACAGAGAGATGGATATGCTGTTCATGAGCCAGAAAGTACTGAATCTTCTGCCCACAGCAGTCGTATTCACGGGCGCGAATCGCCCAGACAAGGCGTTTGACCGCTCCCGGGACCTGTCGTGCCGGACGTGGCCCCGTCTTGGCCGCAGCATAGCGATCCAGAAAGACAGAGAGTCCTTCGATTCGAACTGCCTTCAGCCAGAGTCCTATGGTTTCTCGATGGCGCTCAAGTTGGCCCGCGATCGCGGAAACGGAGAGCCCTTGAGTCGCCAGTTCCGCTGCAAGAATGATCCGAGTTCTTGTGTCCATGTCCAGAGTCTACTCTGGACTGTCGGATATTTACGGCAACAATGCGCAGCCTTGACAATCAGCGCCTGCCTTTGTTATTTTCGAAATTCTTTAATCTCTAAGCCAACTTGGGAGAATCCGTGCAGGTCAAAATCAATGGAAAGCCTGAAGAGGTCACGGGCGGAACCGTCCTCGATTTACTCAAGACCAAGAACATCGAACCGCAGATGGTCGCCGTTGAAGTGAACGACAAAGTGCTGGACCGTGACCATCTGGCCACGACCCACCTCAATGAAGGGGATCATGTTGAGTTCCTCTTCTACATGGGAGGCGGTCGGTGAGCACGACCTTACACCACGATATCACCGAACTGATCGGCAAGACTCCGCTCGTGCGACTGAACCGTCTCTCGAAAGAGGGTTCCGCCACGATCTACGGGAAAGTCGAATTTTTTAATCCCGGGGGTAGCGTCAAGGACCGGATCTGCCTCAACATGATCAATGAGGCGGAGCGGCAAGGGAAACTCAAGCCTGGCGGAACCATCGTGGAACCGACCAGCGGGAACACGGGGATCGGACTGGCCCTTGTCGCAGCAGTGCGCGGGTACAAGTTGATCCTTGTCATGCCGGAAAGCATGAGCATGGAGCGGGCTAGCTTATTGTCGTCGTATGGCGCACAGCTTGTCCTAACACCGGCCTGGGAGGGTATGAAGGGATCTATCAAGGAAGCGGAAAGCATCTTGGCACAAAATCCCTCGTACTTCATGCCGGATCAATTCTCGAACCCAGCCAACCCGGCGATGCATAAGATGACGACAGCTGTGGAGATTTGGGACGCACTCGGAGGAAAGATCGACGCCTTCGTCGCCGCAGTCGGCACCGGTGGGACTATTACCGGATGCGGAGAATTCTTGAAAGAAAAGAACCCACAGGTCAAAGTCATTGCCGTGGAACCGGCGACGTCACCAGTGTTGTCCGGCGGCGATCCAGGACCGCATAAGATTCAAGGGATCGGAGCCGGCTTTGTGCCCAAGGTCCTCAATCGAAAGATTCTCGACCGCGTGGTCACCGTCACGGATGACGAGGCCTATCAGACCGCCAAACAGCTCTCGAAGAAAGAAGGCCTGCTGGTGGGCATCTCGGCCGGGGCTAATGTATGCGCGGCACAGAAGATCGCCGAGGAACTGGGACCCGGGAAAAACGTCGTCACTATCCTCTGCGACACCGGCGAGCGATATATCAGTATCGAAAAGTATTTTAATATATAAGAACGCTGATTAAGATGGAATTTACTGACGAGCAAATAAACCGTTACAGCCGGCACATTCTCCTGCCCGAGGTCGGGGGGAAGGGGCAGAAAAAGATTGCCAAGTCGCGCATTCTGCTCGTCGGTGCCGGAGGTCTGGGCTCACCGGCTGCGTTGTATTTGGCTGCCGCCGGCGTTGGGACGATCGGACTGATCGACAGCGATGTGGTGGATCTCACCAACCTGCAGCGTCAGGTGCTGCACTATACTCCCGACGTGGGACGTCCCAAGGTGCTCTCCGGTAAGGAAAAGATCCAGGCATTGAATCCTGATGTGTCCGTCTCAATGTACGAAGAGCGCCTCACCGCCGGGAACGCGATCAAAATCTTTACCGATTATGACGTCGTCATCGACGGCGTGGATAATTTTCCGGCCAAATTTCTGATCAACGATGCCTGTTTTTTCGCGAACAAACCGCTCGTTCATGGCGGTATTCTCCGATTCGACGGACGTGTCACGACAATCATCCCGAAGAAGTCGGCCTGCTATCGCTGCGTGTTCAAAGCGCCTCCGCCGCCGGGCCTTGTCGCCTCCTGCCAGGAAGCCGGCGTGATTGGCGTCTTGGCCGGCATTATCGGAACGATCCAGGCCACGGAAGCCTTGAAACTGGTCCTTGGCATTGGACAGCCATTGACCGACCGTATGCTGGACTTCGATGCCAAGAAAACACAGTTCCGAGAAATTAAAGTTCGCCGCAATCCGAATTGTGCTCTTTGCGGAGAACATCCGACGATTACCGAGCTGTTTGACGATGGGGATCCCTATGCGGGATGTGCCGTGCGTCCCTCTGCATAGGATTTGAGAAGGTGGTACCACGATGAGCAAGATGAAAGCGCTAGTGTGCCGCGAATGCGGGAAGGAATATCCGACCAAGGCGATCCACGTCTGTGAAATGTGCTTCGGTCCGCTGGAAGTGAAGTACAACTATGACGAGATCAAGCAGGCGATTTCGCGCAAGAAGATCGAGGATGGACCGGACAGCATGTGGCGCTACCTCGACCTGCTACCGGTAGAAGGCACCAACTTCGTGGGTCCGCATGCGGGATTTACCCCATTGGTCCGCGCAAAAAACCTCGGTGCGTATCTCGGCATCGATGAACTCTACATTAAAAACGATACCGTCAATCATCCGACGCTCTCGTTCAAAGATCGGGTCGTTGCCGTGGCTCTCACCAGGGCGCGTGAGCTCGGCTTTGAAACCGTGGCCTGTGCCTCGACCGGTAACCTAGCCAACTCGGTGTCGGCCCACGCAGCCTCCGCGAATCTGCATTGCTATGTATTCATCCCAGGCGACCTGGAGGCAGCCAAGGTCCTCGGCAACCTCATCTATAAGCCGCATGTCGTTGAAGTGGAAGGGAACTATGATGACGTCAACCGGCTGTGCAGTGAGATCGCGGGCGAACATGGCTGGGCCTTTGTAAATATCAACATCCGTCCCTACTACGCCGAAGGCTCCAAGACCCTGGCCTTTGAGACAGTCGAACAATTGGGATGGAAGACACCAGATCAAGTCGTCATTCCCATGGCTTCAGGTTCATTGCTGACGAAAATCTGGAAGGGCCTGCATGAAATGAAGTATGTGGGGTTGATCGACGACGTACGCACCAAGATCAACGGCGCCCAGGCCGAAGGTTGTTCACCGATCTCGACGGCTTTTAAGGCTGGTCGTGACTTCTTCAAGCCGGTCAAGCCGAAGACGATCGCCAAATCGCTCGCGATCGGCAATCCGGCGGATGGCTACTACGCGCTCAAGGCTACGGCTGAGAGTAAAGGGGCCATGGACATGGTGACGGATGAAGAAGTCGTGGAAGGCATCCAGCTGTTGGCCCAGACCGAGGGCATCTTCGCAGAAACAGCCGGTGGGGTCACGATCGGCGTACTCAAGAAGCTGGTCAAGCAAGGGCTCATCAAGAAAAATGAGGTGACGGTCGCCTATATTACGGGCAATGGGCTCAAGACGCAGGAAGCGGTGATTGATGCCGTTGGTCGGCCGACCCGTATTCAACCCAGTCTCGTCGCCTTTGAGAAAAACTTCAAACTCGGGAAAAATGGTGGTGGTGAGTCATGATTAAAGTCCGTATCCCAACTCCGCTGAGACCGTTGACCAAGAACCAGGGAGAGGTCGACGTCGCCGCCGGATCGATCACTGATCTGGTCAATACGCTGGAAGCCTCCTATCCCGGCATTAAGTCCCGCCTCTGCGACGAGAGCGGTGAGCTGCGCCGATTCGTCAACATCTACGTCAATGAAGAAGACATCCGTTTTCTCAAGGGCAAAGATACCGCTCTGAAAACCGGCGACGAAGTCTCGATCGTCCCGGCAATCGCGGGAGGGTAATCATGGCGCACTTGCGATTCCATATTCGCTTTCCTGAAGAGGGCATTCGACAGCCGATCATCTATCAGATTGGCCGTGAGTACAACGTCGTGACCGACGTCCGACGGGCCGATGTGCGCGACACGACAGGCTGGGCGGATGTCGAGTTTTCAGGTGACACCGCAGAGATCGAGCGCGCACTCGAAGGCCTGCGTAAAAAAGGCTGCAGCGTCGATCCGATTGAATTGAATGTCGTCGAATAACAGATGGCAAAATGTGAGAAGCACGAAGTAAAAGATAACGTTCGGACGTCAATAGCACCTTTTACAAAATGACCATGGAACTCTCCGAATCAGAAATTCAACGCTACAGCCGGCACATTATTCTTCAAGATGTGGGTGGCAAGGGCCAACTCAAGCTCAAGCGAGCGAAGGTCCTCTTGATTGGTGCAGGTGGTCTGGGGTCTCCAGCTGGTCTATATCTCGCTGCGGCTGGTATCGGAACCATCGGTCTCGTCGACGGAGATGTCGTCGATCTTTCGAATCTTCAGCGGCAAATCATGCACTCAACGGCCACGCTCGGAAAACCGAAAGTTGAGTCCGGCAAGCAGACGCTCTCGGCCATCAATCCGGAAATTACCGTTAACGCGTATCACCAATTAGTCGATGCCGACAATATTATCCCGCTCATCTCGCAATACGATATCGTGCTCGATGGCTCGGATAATTTCACCACCCGCTTTCTGGTGAATGACGCCTGTTTCTTCGCCAAAAAGACCCTGATCTCCGCCAGCATGTTCCGGTTCGAGGGGCAACTCACGGCAATCAAGCCACACCAAGGCTATCCGTGCTACCGCTGCCTTTATCCAGAACCTCCACCAGCCGGACTCGTACCAAATTGTCAGGAGGCCGGCGTACTTGGTGTCCTAGCCGGCACGATGGGAATCTTGCAAGCGTCCGAAGCGATCAAGGAGATCCTTGGCATCGGCGAAACGATCGCGGATAAGCTGGTGATCTACGACGCGCTCGAGATGAAGTTCCGCAAGGTCGGTCGACCCAAAGATCCGGCCTGTCCACTGTGCGGCCCCAATCCGAAGATCAAGGACTTGAGTCTCGACTACACCGTCAGCTGCACCATCTAGCAAGATGCTGAAAACGTCTGCCAGCTTCGTTCTCGCATCGCTCGGACCCTCAACGTACCTCCGAATGTACGCCTCGGACTCTCGCTCACTGCGGCCTCGCTGGACAACCATTTTGAGCATCTTGCAAATCCACCCAATATTGAGCCCTTTGCATCTTGGCTCATTCAGAGTCAATTAACCATGGCAGACCTCGTCATTCCCAAGTCAATCCGCGAAGACATCATCGCGCATGCGAAAGAACTGACTCCCTACGAATGTTGTGGACTCCTGGCTGGAAATAACGGCGTGGTCAGCCATCTCTATCGCATCAAAAACATCGTGGCAATGGAAGGCGCACAGAACCTCTCGTCGTTCGATTCAGCTAAGGCAGCGCACCTCGAGCGGCTCTCTCCGGAAGAACGAGCAGAGATTGCCTTCGTCATGGACATGCAGGACTTCTCGTCGGCGAAGAAAGATATGCGGAACAACGGACTCGATCTCCAAGTGGTCTATCACTCCCACCCACATGACCCGGCCCGTCCCTCGATCACCGACATCAAAATCGCCACCGACTATGAAGAGATTTGGCCTAAGATCAATCTCCCGCTGCCGGCTTATCTCATCGTCTCGCTCATGAATACGGAACCAGATACGAAGACCTATTGGATCAAGTCCGGTCACGTCACCCCTGCCGATATCCTCATCCGCTAGACCGACTTTTCTGGTTCACATTCCACTTCGAAATATACTAATGTTCCTCAAGCATCTAGACGAGGAGCCTCGCTCATGAAGCCATTAAACTTCAGCCTCTCGCTGTTCTTACTGCCCATAGCGGTTGTACCTGCCTTTGCCGAGGACCGTAGCTTTTACAGCCCGGTGATCTACATCGATAAGGAAAAGAGTCAGATCCTTATCTCAACCAGTGCCACGGTGTTTTATATTGAAGTCCCGGATGCCGCGAAACCGCATATGGACAAGCTTCCCATTTCCAGTCTCGTAGATTTTGTCGTTGAGATGCGAGGCGAGGACAAACCGCCGTTGATTAAAACCTGGAAAGTGAAATCAGGTGAGTCGACCTGTATATACTTTAATGGGAAGGAATGTAAAGAGCGATAGTTTTCTCCGATTCATTTCATCGCTTCACCTCTCACCATTCGATAAACTCATGGACCTGGGTTCTATCGAAAGGCGAACCACGCTTCACCAGCATCCATCACTCCCCGCTGCCAGCCATATCATCAATGAGAGGACGGTTGATATCGGTGCACCCGCAACAGATGGTATCGAAGAGCGTGTCCGCGTCTGCGACAAAATTCTTTTCGTCCGTGAGTTTATCCGCAATGACCTGGGCATAGCAGATGTCGCAGAGCATCATCAAGCCGCGTGACACTCCGACGGTTTTTCGTCCTGTACTTGTAGCCATGAGGTCTATACCGATCCTTTCTGAAGAGCCATAAAGAAATCTTCGGCTTCGAGGTCAATGCCGCATTGCTGACATTCATGCGGGCGATCTTCGGGAGGCACTTCTAACGGCGTTCGATCGATGCGCCCTCGGCAGACATGGTAAAACCGCCCACGAGCATGCTCGTCATCCAGCGGATCACTCTCGTATACCAGCACCATAAATCTTCCCCATTCCCTTGTTCTTCTTCGGAAGTATAACGACTCTTGATTTCTGGCCGCAACCACAGAGGTCACGACCAGTTCACACCCGCGCGTACTCCGACCAAGCAGACGCTATCCTCAACGGGTTCTTATACGAGACGCTGGAAGATCTTGACACCCCAGAGAAGCCTCACAGGATGCTCAAAAAGACCGTCCAACAAGGCCGCAGCGAGCAAAAGGCCTAGGCATACGCGGTTGGTATGTGAGGCCTTGAGCGAAGGGAGAACGATGCCGGCGGACTTTTTCAGCATCCGGTCACACTTGGAACTGGGCTTCATAAAGACCTGCATACACCCCGCCTCGGGTCAGCAATTCTTCATGCCGACCATCTTCAACTAACTGACCATGGTCGAGCACGAGAATCCTATCCACATCGTGTAATGTCGATAAACGATGGGCAATGATGAAGGTGGTGCGTCCGGCGGTCAGTTCGTTTAAGGCCTCCCGGATCTTGACCTCCGTCTCTGTATCAATATTGGATGTCGCCTCATCGAAAATAACAATGGGCGGATCTTTGAGCAAGACCCGGGCGATCGACACTCGCTGTTTTTGTCCAACGGAGAGTTTCACCCCCCGTTCCCCGATCCAGGTCTCATAGCCTTCCGGCAACGCAGCGATAAACTCGTGCGCCCGAGCGGCTCGTGCCGCCATCTCCAGTCGATTCTGATCTGCTTGGAGATCGCCGTAGAGCAGGTTGTCCCGAACGGTGCCGTTGAACAAGAATGGTTCCTGTTGGACAAACCCAATCTGCTGTCGCAAATACGCAATCGGTAGATCGCGGACATCCGTCCCATCGATACAGACCGCCCCCTCTGTGACGTCATAGAACCGCATCAACAACTTCACAAGCGTGCTCTTCCCTGCTCCGCTCATTCCAACCAAGGCCACACGCTCTCCCGCTGGAACCTTGACTGAGAATCCTTTAAGGACCGGCACATCCGACCGATAGTGGAACCGCACGTGCTCGAATCGCACGTCGCCCTGTGCACGATGACCTGGAGCGAGTACGCCTGGACGATCGGCCACGTCGGGAACCGTATCCAACACATCGAACACCCGCTCGCTCGCGGCCAAGGCATGCTGCAACATGTGATTGACGGAGTGGATCTGATTAATGGGCACATAGAACATCGCCAAATACGATAGAAACAGTACCAACTCGCCGAGCGTCAATCGCCCGTCCATCACTTCACCGGCCCCATACCAGAGGATCAAGACCGTCCCGAAGGCCCCAACCAAGATCATGGCAGGCGAATAGATCGACCACAGCACCATGGCCTGAAGATTCTTGTCGCTATAGGTTTGGCTGAGTCGGTCGAAGCGAGCCTGCTCATGACCGTGACGCCCGAATCCCATCGTTTCCCGGATCCCAGACAAGGCATCTTGCAGGTAGCCGTTCAGCTCTGCCGCGCTCTGACGAGTCTCCCGGTAGTAGCCATGCACTTTGGAGGTGAACCAACTGGCCGACAGAGCGAGCAGCGGGATTGGGAGGAGCGCGAGTGCCGCCAGTTTCCAATTCAGTATGAACAAGAGTCCCGTGATGCCGACCAGGGTCAACGAGGCCGTCATCATCCCCTCAAGTCCATCGATAAAGATCCGCTCGACATGTTCGGTATCATTCGTTACGCGGGACATAATTTCGCCCGTCGAGCGATTCTCAAAATAGGTGATCGACAGGCGTTGCAGTGCGGCGAAGATATGACGGCGAAGATCGTGCACCACCGTCTGCTCAAGTTGATTATTGAGCCGGATGCGCAACGAAGCAAAGAGGTTCTTGAGCAGATAAGCACCGACCAGAAGCCCGATCACCCCCGGCAATAACGAGGCCTGCTTTGCCTGAATCACATCGTCGATGATGATCTTGATGACCCAGGGCGGCACCAACTCCATCGCCGTCGCACCGGCGGCACAAAGCAAAGTCAGAACGGCAAGCGTACGATGGGGTCGAAGATATTGCAGGACACGAAGAAGGACTTTCACAAATGGTTCAACAAGGCAGGTCTCAAATTACGTTCGTGGGTTCTTTCTGCCAGTACTGAGAAAATTCTTCGAGTTGCGTGAGAGTGGACATATCGGCCATCCGGTCGAGAAAGACTTTACCAATCAGGTGGTCAAGCTCGTGTTGGATACAAACCGCGTACAGGTCCGTCGCCTCAAAATCCAAGGGCTTGCCCTTCCGGTCCAACGCCTTGACTCGCACCAGTGAAGGTCTGGTGACTTTCCCCCTCAACCCATCGACACTCAAACACCCTTCCCAGTTTTCGACCTGTTCTGGTCCATAATAGACGATCGACGGATTGATGAGGACCGTTTCGGGGAAGCCGCCTTCCCCTTTGCAACCCATGACAACCAATTGAATAGACCGTGAGACTTGCGGTGCCGCCAACCCGATCCCGGGCTCATCATACATCGCCTCAAACATGTCATCGATCAAGCGCTGGATTTCAGACGACTTGATCTCTCGTGGATCAATTGGTGCCGAAATTTTCCGGAGGATCGGATTTCCGAGCTTCGCAATCTTCAGCATGGTTCCTGTCTTCAATTTCATAACGTATGCGATATTCGTAACATAGCCGTCTTCGCGCTCGCAACCTCCTCAGCGTCCCGTCACAGACGCCGTTTTGGTCGGCGAGGTTCCGGAATCTCAAAGGTCTCTTTGTTGATATCCCACCACTCGACCCATTCGCTCGACCAGGCCGCACGATCCTGTTTATTCGAGGTATCCCAATCGTGAAATTCAGTTTCATGGCGAGTCAAAATCCAGAGCGATTGCAGCGCTGACAGCGCCACAAACCGTTCCTCATCGCCGACCATGGAAATCAGGATCGGGATGACAGCCTTTTGACGGATATACCGCGCTTCGAACGCGGCTGCCTTTCTTACTGATGAATTGGGATCCTTGGCCATGACGTCGAGGGCTTCGGAGGCTTTGGCCGCATCCAGACGAACGGCCACCCGTAACGCATGTTCCCGCACGCGTGACAGTTCGCTTGGCTCCTTCGCGGTCTCGATGAGAGCGGGCACGCCCGCCACTCCCTTCATCATCAACAGCGTTTCAATTGCGTTGTACCGGATTCTAGGGCTGGGCATGGTCAAGGCCTTGATCAACACCGGAACCGACGATTCACCCAAATGCACGAATTCTCCCATCGCCCAGAACTCTTGTTTCCCTTCCAACAACGGCAGCAAGGCCTCGGCTCGCTTAAGCTCTTCCGGGCCGAGTGGTGTCGTATTGGGAGGAATCGAAACATCCGGCACATCTGGGTTGGCTGGTGGCCCCTCATAGGGAACCTGAACGCTCCAAGCTCTACCCGGCTCCTCCCCTGCGTACAGAGGGTCTGCCCCACCCATCACAGCGAGCAACCCAATCACGCCCAGCCGAAACACATGCGATTGGTTCACGATAGTGAGACTCCTCTTTCGCTGGTTCAATGCATCCCCTTTTCATGCATCGAGATGTTCATCGATATGCCCAGGACGTGTGGCTAACGGGGCTCGTGTCGGCGGCGAGTTTTGGACCGGAGCGTATTGGGGTCACTCAACCCAACTGTCGGTGTGAGAGCAGCGATCTGCGGCGACCTTATGAACTGAGTGCTCGAAGATGCTTCCGCACCCGGACCTTCTCATGATGCTTTCGAAGCAACTGCCGGCGAACCACATCCTGGTTCTCAGCCACGATCCGAACCAGTCGATCCATATCTTCCGCATGGTCACGCACCAGTTCAGACAACTTCTGGATCTGCTCCTCTAATTTCTCCAGTCGCCAGGCCATGTTCTCGAGTGAGTCGGAGGTTCTCTCCTCCAGCTTCGTGACTCGCCTTGAATCGACTCGCGGCAAAGCCGCGACTACGACATCTCGCTTCATGCTCACTCCTTTATTCATGGCCGATCGAACCGCATGGCTCAATCCGGCGTTCTGGTGGCTAGTATTATCCGCATAGCACGGGAAGTCAACGATTCCCTTTTCTTTCTATTTCAAGACGGTCCTGCTAGAATCCGCATAATGAAGAATATTTTCACCATGGTCTTAGCCGGTGGAAAAGGAGAGCGGCTCAATCCCCTCACGGCGCAACGGGCCAAACCTGCGGTGCCATTCGGCGGGAAATACCGCATCATCGACTTTACACTCAGTAACTGTTTGAACTCAGGGCTTCGCAAGATCGCCGTCCTCATCCAATATAAATCCCATTCGCTAGACCGTCATATTCGAGCAGGCTGGAACATTCTCAGCGCCGACCTCGACGAATACATCGCCTCGGTTCCTCCCCAGCAGCGCATCAGCGAAGATTGGTACCGCGGCACAGCCGACGCGGTCTATCAGAACATGTTCTTGATCGATGATGAACACCCCGAGTTCCTGCTGATTCTCGCGGGTGACCACATCTACAAGATGAACTACGCGGAGATGTATCACTGGCTCATCGCCACGAGCGCGGATGCGGTCGTGGGAGCCATCGACATCCCCATCCAAGAAGCCTCTCGCTTCGGCGTCATCGCCGTGAACGAAGATTACCGGATTACCCGATTCGATGAAAAACCGGCGCATCCCATTTCGCTGCCCAACGATCCGGACCATGCCTTTGCCTCGATGGGTATCTATCTCTTCCGCACCAAAGTGATCCGCGAATACCTACTCGCCGATGCGAAAGAAGGCAGCGCCCACGACTTCGGGAAAAACATCATCCCGAAAATGATCGCGGAGAAACGGGTGTATGCCTTCAAATTTCAAGACGCGAACAAGAAAGCGGTCAAGTATTGGCGTGATATCGGAACGCTTGATGCCTACTGGGAAGCGAATATGGATTTGGTCTCCGTGGACCCCCAGTTCAATTTCTACGACGCCGAGTGGCCGATCCGAACCTATCAGGGACAGTTTCCTCCGGCTAAGTTCGTCTTCGCCCAGGATTTTCAGGGAGGCCGCATGGGTGTCGCGCTTGACTCGATCGTGTGCGGCGGCTGCATCATCTCGGGCGGGAGGGTCCAGAATTCCGTCCTCTCCCCGAACGTGCACGTGCACGACCATGCCGATATCCGTGACTCCGTCGTCATGGAAAACGTCACCATCGGAGCACAGAGTCGTATCAGACGCGCGATCATCGACAAGGATGTGACGATCCCTCCTCAGACAGAGATCGGGTACAACCGAGAGGCCGACGCGCAGCGGTTTACCGTCACGGAGTCTGGCCTCGTGGTCATCTCAAAAGGAATGAAGCTGCATGCCTCCGTCGATCCATCCGGTTGATCTGATCTCTGCACTCCGTCAGAAACATCTCACGCCTGCGATCGTCTTTCTCACCTCACGGCGAGCCTGTGACGAAGCCATGGAAGCCTTTGACCACGCGAACTGTGTCTTGCCGACGACACGCCAAGAGGCAATTGCGAAGGCACTCGAGCAGGTCATGGCTCATCACCCCAGCATTGCCGAGCACCCACTGATTCCCATCGTCCAACGAATCGGCGTGGCCGCCCATCATGCCGGGCATCTGCCGACCTGGAAAATCGCCATCGAAGAATTGATGCGACAAGGGCATCTCGATGCGGTCTTTGCCACGACGACCTTAGCCGCCGGCGTCGATTTTCCCGCACGTACGGTCGTGATCACGCAGTCCAGCATCCGCAAATCCCGCGACTTCACCGACTTGACGGCCGGCGAGGTGCAGCAGATTGCGGGACGAGCCGGACGCCGAGGAAAGGATCACGTCGGATTTGCCGTGATTACCCCTTCGCCGTATATCGATCTGTCGGTGCTGACCAAAGGGCTGACCGGACAGCCGGAAGCCATCGACAGCCAGTTTACAATCAGCTATCCGATGGTCTTGAATCTCTTAAAAGCCCATCCTCATGAACACATCCAAGGCATCCTAGCCAAGAGTTTTGCTCAGTTTCAGTTGAATCAGCGAGCCGAAGTCCTCGAGCAGAAGCTCGACGCCCTCCACATCAAGATGGAACCATTCGGCCCTCGCGTCTGTACGGACTGGATCACCCAATGGCACACCTTCGATCATGCGCGAAGACACCGTCACACGCGCCATCCGACCTATCGCGCTGAACCACCGGAAATTTCAGCACGACTACCGTTTCTCACGCCGGGGCGGGTCGTTGGGTTCAGTAGAGGACGAGGAATCGTGCTTCGCCAATATCAGAGCAAAGGCCAGAGGAATTCGATGCTCACCGTGTTGAGGCCGGAAAGCGCCGTCACGGAATGTCCGGTCACCAGCGTGAAAGAAGTCTACGACCGCACATACGACTGTCCGGAAACATCAGCCTATCCCTGGTGTTCGACCGACACGTTCGATCGACTCAGTCATCAGCTGGACGAACTGCCGCTCCGTTTACCCCTGCTCCCCATTCTAGTATCCAGCCATAACGAGCCTCTTCCCGACGCCATCGTCCAATCGTTAGAAGACTTCTCTTGTCCGACCTGTCCATCGCGATCCGCTTGCCAAAAGGACTTTCTCACCGCATCACGCCTCCGGCAGGAACAACAGCGGCATACCAAATCCATTCAGGCCTTGCGTACCAGTTTATGGCATCGATTCCAAGAGCGCGTCGAAGTCTTGCAGAAATTCGGCTACCTCACTCTGGCGACCCAACTGACGGCTGAGGGGGAATGGGCACGACTGATCCGCATCGACCATTCGTTGCTCATCACCGAACTGATCCGCGCGGAGGCCTTCACCGGCGCAGATCCGTCCCTCCTCGCCGGTATTCTGGCCAGTCTAGCCCATGATGACGATCGCCCCGGTGCCTTTCCTCGCATCAGTCCAGGACTGAGTTCCTTGCTCGGGCA
Above is a window of Candidatus Nitrospira nitrosa DNA encoding:
- a CDS encoding Mov34/MPN/PAD-1 family protein, translating into MADLVIPKSIREDIIAHAKELTPYECCGLLAGNNGVVSHLYRIKNIVAMEGAQNLSSFDSAKAAHLERLSPEERAEIAFVMDMQDFSSAKKDMRNNGLDLQVVYHSHPHDPARPSITDIKIATDYEEIWPKINLPLPAYLIVSLMNTEPDTKTYWIKSGHVTPADILIR
- a CDS encoding ABC transporter ATP-binding protein, translated to MKVLLRVLQYLRPHRTLAVLTLLCAAGATAMELVPPWVIKIIIDDVIQAKQASLLPGVIGLLVGAYLLKNLFASLRIRLNNQLEQTVVHDLRRHIFAALQRLSITYFENRSTGEIMSRVTNDTEHVERIFIDGLEGMMTASLTLVGITGLLFILNWKLAALALLPIPLLALSASWFTSKVHGYYRETRQSAAELNGYLQDALSGIRETMGFGRHGHEQARFDRLSQTYSDKNLQAMVLWSIYSPAMILVGAFGTVLILWYGAGEVMDGRLTLGELVLFLSYLAMFYVPINQIHSVNHMLQHALAASERVFDVLDTVPDVADRPGVLAPGHRAQGDVRFEHVRFHYRSDVPVLKGFSVKVPAGERVALVGMSGAGKSTLVKLLMRFYDVTEGAVCIDGTDVRDLPIAYLRQQIGFVQQEPFLFNGTVRDNLLYGDLQADQNRLEMAARAARAHEFIAALPEGYETWIGERGVKLSVGQKQRVSIARVLLKDPPIVIFDEATSNIDTETEVKIREALNELTAGRTTFIIAHRLSTLHDVDRILVLDHGQLVEDGRHEELLTRGGVYAGLYEAQFQV
- the def gene encoding peptide deformylase; translated protein: MLKIAKLGNPILRKISAPIDPREIKSSEIQRLIDDMFEAMYDEPGIGLAAPQVSRSIQLVVMGCKGEGGFPETVLINPSIVYYGPEQVENWEGCLSVDGLRGKVTRPSLVRVKALDRKGKPLDFEATDLYAVCIQHELDHLIGKVFLDRMADMSTLTQLEEFSQYWQKEPTNVI
- a CDS encoding HEAT repeat domain-containing protein: MNQSHVFRLGVIGLLAVMGGADPLYAGEEPGRAWSVQVPYEGPPANPDVPDVSIPPNTTPLGPEELKRAEALLPLLEGKQEFWAMGEFVHLGESSVPVLIKALTMPSPRIRYNAIETLLMMKGVAGVPALIETAKEPSELSRVREHALRVAVRLDAAKASEALDVMAKDPNSSVRKAAAFEARYIRQKAVIPILISMVGDEERFVALSALQSLWILTRHETEFHDWDTSNKQDRAAWSSEWVEWWDINKETFEIPEPRRPKRRL
- the glgC gene encoding glucose-1-phosphate adenylyltransferase; this encodes MKNIFTMVLAGGKGERLNPLTAQRAKPAVPFGGKYRIIDFTLSNCLNSGLRKIAVLIQYKSHSLDRHIRAGWNILSADLDEYIASVPPQQRISEDWYRGTADAVYQNMFLIDDEHPEFLLILAGDHIYKMNYAEMYHWLIATSADAVVGAIDIPIQEASRFGVIAVNEDYRITRFDEKPAHPISLPNDPDHAFASMGIYLFRTKVIREYLLADAKEGSAHDFGKNIIPKMIAEKRVYAFKFQDANKKAVKYWRDIGTLDAYWEANMDLVSVDPQFNFYDAEWPIRTYQGQFPPAKFVFAQDFQGGRMGVALDSIVCGGCIISGGRVQNSVLSPNVHVHDHADIRDSVVMENVTIGAQSRIRRAIIDKDVTIPPQTEIGYNREADAQRFTVTESGLVVISKGMKLHASVDPSG